One segment of Arcanobacterium phocae DNA contains the following:
- a CDS encoding serine hydrolase, protein MAFKHSSSFKRCATVCILVVSSLATVACSVTPNDEQSKDYSETTESADQSAPAYEPSLEGLLGRVDRINSNKLILLPHTPQLSAPLKAKLTAQIKAIKKAGANVGILMIDTETGQGLAYNAETQFYGASTIKGPYVVAINKFLADDVTEADETLMYNAIEASDNEAYIALRTNYGDDLFSFFADNANAPDIDREEYYPYLSTKELTALWAEMYDYFFLNPNDRAETTRDFFTSPYNSFIYQSLGDEYTTYTKPGWIDIDPIARNDAGIIETDDGTYLLAIMSTAFNEEEKLMDLTTTMDEIHQDLKEATSEVNAQKP, encoded by the coding sequence ATGGCTTTTAAGCACTCTAGTTCTTTCAAGAGGTGCGCTACCGTATGCATCCTTGTTGTTAGTAGTTTGGCAACAGTAGCGTGTTCCGTTACTCCTAACGATGAGCAAAGTAAAGATTACTCAGAAACTACGGAAAGTGCTGATCAATCGGCTCCAGCTTACGAACCATCCCTAGAAGGGCTTCTGGGGCGCGTTGACAGGATCAACTCAAACAAGCTCATTTTACTGCCGCACACTCCTCAGCTTTCGGCACCTTTAAAAGCCAAGCTCACCGCGCAGATAAAAGCTATTAAAAAGGCTGGAGCTAACGTCGGTATTCTCATGATTGACACTGAAACCGGACAAGGCTTGGCGTACAATGCAGAGACCCAATTTTATGGCGCCAGCACCATTAAGGGCCCGTACGTCGTCGCCATTAACAAATTTTTAGCCGACGACGTCACCGAGGCTGACGAAACACTGATGTACAACGCCATCGAAGCATCCGATAACGAAGCCTATATCGCGCTGCGAACCAATTACGGCGACGATCTGTTCTCATTTTTTGCTGACAACGCCAACGCACCTGATATCGACCGCGAAGAATACTATCCTTATCTATCCACGAAAGAACTTACTGCTCTCTGGGCTGAGATGTATGACTATTTCTTCCTCAACCCCAACGACCGAGCCGAAACAACCCGCGATTTCTTCACATCTCCCTACAACTCGTTTATTTATCAGTCTTTGGGCGACGAATACACCACGTACACAAAACCGGGCTGGATAGATATCGATCCGATAGCCCGCAACGATGCCGGCATTATCGAAACAGACGACGGCACATATCTACTCGCGATTATGTCTACCGCTTTCAACGAGGAAGAAAAACTGATGGACCTCACCACAACTATGGATGAGATCCATCAGGATTTAAAGGAAGCTACTTCTGAAGTGAACGCACAAAAGCCATAG
- a CDS encoding dTDP-4-dehydrorhamnose 3,5-epimerase family protein, with the protein MLIEPLAIDGAYRITPKQFPDSRGLFLEAFKQKTFVEAVGRELDVQQVNTSVSKAGTVRGIHFADVPPSQAKYVMCPQGALLDFVVDIRVGSPTFGQYDSVLLDDVDRRAIFISEGLGHAFIALEDNTVATYLCSAPYAPGREHGVNPTCSTLGIEWPTVDRAGNPMELLLSEKDTAAPGLIEAQEAGLLPSYEEAMAFVRSLQK; encoded by the coding sequence ATGCTGATTGAACCACTCGCTATCGACGGCGCATACCGTATCACTCCGAAGCAATTCCCGGATTCGCGCGGTTTGTTCCTGGAAGCTTTTAAGCAGAAGACGTTCGTTGAAGCTGTTGGCCGGGAACTCGATGTGCAACAGGTTAATACGTCGGTGTCAAAGGCGGGAACTGTTCGCGGTATTCATTTTGCTGATGTTCCGCCGTCGCAAGCCAAATACGTGATGTGCCCGCAGGGCGCGTTGCTTGATTTTGTGGTTGACATCCGGGTCGGTTCGCCAACATTTGGTCAGTATGATTCAGTGCTACTTGACGACGTCGATCGGCGAGCGATCTTTATCTCCGAAGGTCTCGGTCACGCATTCATTGCGTTGGAAGATAATACTGTGGCTACCTATTTGTGTTCGGCACCGTATGCGCCGGGCCGGGAACATGGCGTGAATCCAACCTGTTCTACCCTTGGCATCGAATGGCCAACTGTGGACCGTGCCGGGAACCCGATGGAATTGCTGCTGTCAGAGAAGGACACCGCTGCTCCAGGTCTTATCGAAGCTCAAGAAGCGGGGCTATTGCCATCCTATGAGGAAGCTATGGCTTTTGTGCGTTCACTTCAGAAGTAG
- the rfbD gene encoding dTDP-4-dehydrorhamnose reductase gives MTWMVVGAKGMLGTDLVARIKRDGHEVRAVDLGDIDITDVDSVNTVVNDVDVVINCAAFTAVDPAEENEGTAFRVNATGPANLARRCTQIGARLVQISTDYVFRGDGSTPWGENDPVDPMSAYGRTKAAGEWAVQAYTDDYLIVRTAWLYGKYGNCFPKTMAKLAQTHETLKVVTDEVGQPTWTVDLADLIVRLVDAKAPSGIYHGTSQGETSWNLFTKEIMRSIGKDPEMVLETTAAAFDRPAKRPSYSALGHDALTAIGVDPIGEWKERWAVAASVVLAD, from the coding sequence ATGACATGGATGGTTGTTGGCGCTAAAGGCATGCTTGGAACTGACCTTGTGGCACGGATCAAGCGTGACGGTCATGAGGTGCGAGCCGTTGACCTTGGTGACATCGACATCACCGATGTTGATTCGGTGAACACTGTTGTTAACGACGTCGACGTGGTTATCAACTGCGCTGCCTTCACTGCCGTGGATCCGGCAGAAGAAAATGAAGGAACCGCGTTCCGAGTCAACGCTACCGGCCCGGCGAATCTAGCACGTAGATGCACCCAAATTGGTGCCCGGCTGGTGCAAATCTCTACCGACTACGTGTTCCGGGGGGACGGCTCTACCCCGTGGGGCGAAAACGATCCAGTTGATCCGATGTCTGCCTATGGACGCACAAAGGCTGCCGGCGAATGGGCGGTGCAGGCCTACACTGATGATTATTTGATTGTGCGAACCGCATGGTTGTACGGCAAATACGGCAATTGTTTCCCGAAGACGATGGCGAAACTCGCCCAGACGCATGAGACACTGAAGGTCGTTACTGACGAGGTTGGTCAGCCAACGTGGACTGTTGATTTAGCTGATCTGATTGTGCGCCTGGTGGACGCGAAGGCACCGTCGGGCATCTATCACGGCACATCACAGGGCGAAACCTCGTGGAATCTTTTCACCAAAGAGATTATGCGCTCGATCGGCAAGGATCCCGAGATGGTTTTGGAGACGACGGCGGCTGCGTTCGACCGTCCGGCAAAGCGCCCCTCCTACTCGGCTCTCGGCCACGATGCGTTGACGGCTATCGGTGTTGACCCTATTGGCGAGTGGAAAGAGCGCTGGGCGGTAGCCGCGTCGGTAGTGTTAGCAGATTAA
- a CDS encoding helix-turn-helix domain-containing protein, with translation MNIYETLGIDLTDPHMCSALEMEESRRELIRKLTSIRKASHLTQDDVARELGVSRQSISKIEQENRNPTLSTLIGYAIAVGAHITFSVDTINSEDSHSNNIRIFRTSMDGNESSWGPDEIAWPQTSSHDQVFSFKTQIK, from the coding sequence ATGAACATCTACGAAACATTAGGTATAGATCTTACCGATCCACATATGTGCAGTGCGCTAGAAATGGAGGAATCTCGTAGAGAGCTCATCCGAAAACTTACCTCCATCAGAAAAGCATCACATTTAACCCAGGACGATGTTGCCCGTGAGCTTGGCGTTTCCCGGCAATCCATTTCGAAAATCGAACAAGAAAACCGTAACCCCACACTTTCCACTCTTATCGGATACGCTATTGCAGTTGGTGCGCACATAACGTTTAGTGTCGATACCATTAACAGCGAAGACAGCCATTCCAACAATATACGCATCTTCCGTACCAGCATGGATGGGAATGAATCCAGCTGGGGGCCAGATGAGATCGCTTGGCCACAAACGTCCAGCCACGATCAAGTTTTTAGTTTTAAAACTCAGATAAAGTAG
- a CDS encoding glycosyltransferase family 4 protein, which yields MQIAMIVNNYPPKVGGVEYHVQNLAHELVQLGHKVWVLNISNTPGSRSDEGVKVITRKAHLPIADVITVPGFGTTRDITQFLIKNRIDVVSIHTRFFPMSFVGLRAAQKAGIPVVHTEHGSGFVATKNPIVWLGSRVVDLTMGRYILRHATKLFGVSEAVTAFVEKLSGRHADVFYNAITPPKPRSAHPNRPNHLVFVGRMVAGKGWDTFLDVVAQLRKEGYDVDGELLGDGAQLAAAREKISTLGMDGIVTAPGRVTPDEVRERLAGATLVNPTVLSEGFQTTLVEAIAEGGRVVTFPVPGARMLAEKQAPVIIAKEKTIASLATALRSMLENPLQQAHTEIYQNLTWPEQAKNYITVCNDLIPFDRHL from the coding sequence ATGCAAATTGCAATGATTGTCAACAATTATCCGCCAAAAGTCGGTGGAGTTGAATACCATGTCCAAAACCTCGCGCATGAACTAGTCCAGCTGGGACACAAGGTCTGGGTGCTCAACATTTCCAATACTCCTGGAAGCCGGTCGGATGAAGGCGTTAAAGTCATTACACGTAAGGCCCACTTGCCGATAGCTGACGTCATTACAGTTCCCGGTTTTGGCACTACTCGCGATATCACACAGTTTTTAATCAAGAACCGGATCGACGTCGTCTCTATCCACACTCGCTTCTTCCCAATGTCATTCGTCGGGCTACGAGCCGCCCAAAAAGCTGGCATCCCAGTTGTTCATACGGAACACGGTAGCGGCTTCGTGGCAACCAAAAACCCTATCGTCTGGTTAGGCTCCCGAGTTGTCGATCTAACGATGGGACGCTACATTCTGCGACACGCCACCAAACTTTTCGGGGTATCAGAAGCCGTCACCGCGTTTGTGGAAAAGCTCAGCGGCCGTCACGCAGATGTGTTTTATAACGCCATCACTCCTCCTAAGCCTCGTTCAGCGCACCCGAATCGCCCGAACCATTTAGTTTTCGTTGGGCGAATGGTTGCCGGTAAGGGCTGGGATACGTTTCTTGACGTGGTTGCCCAGTTGCGTAAGGAAGGCTACGACGTCGACGGCGAACTATTGGGTGACGGCGCGCAACTGGCCGCGGCACGAGAAAAAATATCTACTCTCGGAATGGATGGGATCGTTACGGCACCTGGACGAGTGACTCCAGATGAAGTCCGTGAGCGTCTTGCTGGAGCGACGCTCGTCAATCCTACCGTCTTATCTGAAGGCTTTCAAACAACCCTTGTTGAAGCCATAGCGGAAGGTGGACGTGTAGTGACATTCCCTGTTCCTGGCGCACGTATGCTCGCTGAAAAGCAAGCACCAGTAATCATCGCCAAAGAAAAAACTATAGCTTCCCTTGCCACAGCACTACGCAGTATGCTGGAAAATCCACTACAGCAAGCACATACGGAAATCTATCAAAATTTAACATGGCCTGAGCAAGCTAAAAATTACATTACCGTCTGTAACGACCTCATTCCCTTCGACAGACACCTATAA
- a CDS encoding sunset domain-containing protein — translation MRTSYRAVAGVVSALLGLSFTSSAIATEMIDNANMSYDKDLFSVRDSALHGWQQKDGRWFYYVGNQPVSGWLSDNGNRYFLDDEGVMATGWMQNQLGEYFYFDPSGAMTANRWIQTNNRWYYLGDSGVMLVNQWLFAGGQWYYFGSDGAMVSGWAKDTTETYYYFNESGVMQSNQWIASSGKWYYLNSNGAMLANKWLQSSGQWYYFDASGAMQFNQWLANGDQWYYFDASGAMQFNQWLANGGQWYYFNPSGAMLSNQWIASNGQWYYLGNSGAMMRNAWIGNYYVGADGAMMRNAWIGNYYVGADGMWVPPTSSAPSISGDKYPCPAGQPIKGNRSSNGKIYHVPGGRSYTRTHAEECFADEQAAQAAGYRRARD, via the coding sequence ATGCGAACAAGTTATCGTGCAGTTGCAGGAGTAGTTTCTGCTTTATTAGGTCTTAGCTTTACTAGTTCTGCAATTGCAACAGAAATGATTGATAACGCGAATATGAGCTACGATAAGGATCTTTTTTCCGTTCGTGACTCAGCGCTTCATGGCTGGCAGCAAAAAGATGGACGCTGGTTTTATTACGTCGGCAATCAGCCGGTTTCTGGTTGGCTTTCTGACAATGGTAATCGCTATTTCCTTGATGATGAAGGTGTGATGGCTACTGGCTGGATGCAGAATCAACTAGGAGAATATTTTTATTTTGACCCTAGTGGTGCAATGACAGCTAACCGTTGGATTCAGACTAATAACCGCTGGTACTACTTAGGTGATTCCGGAGTAATGCTAGTTAACCAGTGGCTATTTGCGGGTGGTCAATGGTATTACTTCGGTAGTGATGGTGCCATGGTTTCCGGATGGGCTAAAGATACCACAGAGACATATTACTATTTCAACGAATCTGGTGTTATGCAGTCTAACCAGTGGATTGCATCGAGTGGGAAGTGGTACTATCTGAACTCGAATGGTGCAATGCTAGCCAATAAATGGCTACAATCTAGCGGCCAGTGGTATTACTTTGATGCTTCTGGAGCGATGCAGTTTAACCAGTGGCTAGCTAACGGTGACCAGTGGTATTACTTTGATGCTTCTGGAGCGATGCAGTTTAACCAGTGGCTAGCTAACGGTGGCCAGTGGTACTACTTTAATCCTTCCGGTGCGATGCTCTCAAATCAGTGGATTGCCTCCAATGGTCAATGGTACTATCTTGGGAATTCGGGTGCGATGATGCGCAATGCATGGATTGGTAACTATTATGTTGGTGCCGATGGTGCGATGATGCGCAATGCATGGATTGGTAACTATTATGTTGGTGCCGACGGTATGTGGGTACCACCCACATCATCCGCGCCATCGATAAGTGGCGACAAATATCCTTGTCCGGCAGGTCAACCGATTAAAGGTAATCGTTCTTCGAATGGCAAGATCTACCATGTTCCAGGGGGAAGATCTTATACGAGGACTCACGCGGAAGAGTGTTTTGCGGATGAGCAAGCCGCACAAGCTGCAGGGTATCGTCGTGCTAGAGATTAG
- a CDS encoding DUF2304 domain-containing protein: MDTNQIIIKSILIISLLLVALAIVVPGRSARGQAIRHLAWLLGLAVGAFAVLFPQSTDIVASWLGIGRGTDLVLYMFIVFFMGFAVTTTAHARKAERTSTVLARKIAILEAELKKNGYIHLRNEND; the protein is encoded by the coding sequence ATGGATACTAACCAGATCATTATTAAATCAATCCTGATTATTTCGCTTCTTTTAGTTGCACTCGCGATTGTGGTCCCAGGACGGAGTGCACGTGGACAAGCAATCAGGCATCTTGCTTGGCTTCTCGGGTTAGCCGTAGGAGCCTTCGCAGTGTTATTCCCGCAAAGTACAGATATTGTGGCATCGTGGCTGGGAATTGGTCGCGGTACCGACTTAGTTCTCTACATGTTTATAGTTTTCTTTATGGGCTTTGCGGTCACAACAACAGCGCATGCTCGTAAAGCAGAGCGAACCTCGACGGTACTGGCTAGAAAGATCGCAATTCTTGAAGCTGAGCTAAAAAAGAACGGTTATATCCATTTGCGGAACGAGAATGATTAA
- a CDS encoding glycosyltransferase family 2 protein: MTEEERNITGWSEQLAQESWLIVPLYNEAKVIKGVMEEARKTFPNIVCVNDGSSDDSATQARHSGVDVVEHPINLGQGAALRTGLDYALLQPNAKYFVTFDSDGQHRVVDAQKMIIRLAKEPIDVVIGSRFLDDRTNAGLLKRIVLKAAVVFQRLTTGMRLTDAHNGLRALNRTAAKNIRINQNRMAHASEIVSEIAEHKLRYVEEPVFIVYTDYSLSKGQSLWNSVNILSDLMFR; this comes from the coding sequence ATCACTGAAGAAGAGCGAAACATTACTGGATGGTCTGAGCAGCTTGCCCAAGAAAGCTGGTTGATTGTTCCTCTCTATAATGAAGCCAAAGTTATTAAAGGCGTGATGGAAGAAGCTCGCAAAACATTCCCCAATATCGTGTGTGTAAACGATGGGTCGAGTGATGATTCTGCAACGCAAGCGCGTCATTCCGGAGTGGATGTTGTTGAGCACCCGATAAATCTCGGTCAGGGAGCTGCTTTGCGTACAGGTCTTGATTACGCGCTGTTACAGCCGAATGCTAAGTATTTTGTAACTTTCGATTCAGATGGACAGCATCGAGTTGTTGATGCGCAAAAGATGATCATTCGGCTCGCTAAAGAACCAATCGATGTGGTGATCGGATCGCGTTTTCTCGACGATAGAACCAATGCGGGACTTTTGAAGCGGATAGTGCTTAAGGCAGCAGTAGTGTTCCAACGGCTGACTACTGGAATGCGGTTAACGGATGCGCATAATGGCTTGCGTGCTTTAAACCGAACTGCGGCCAAAAATATTCGTATCAACCAAAACAGGATGGCTCATGCCTCAGAAATCGTCAGTGAAATTGCGGAGCATAAACTACGTTACGTCGAAGAGCCGGTGTTTATTGTTTACACTGACTACTCGCTTTCTAAGGGCCAGTCATTATGGAACTCAGTCAACATTCTTTCCGATCTGATGTTTAGGTGA
- a CDS encoding glycosyltransferase family 2 protein, giving the protein MTFISIIIPVYNAEEYIESSLRTITSQTFDDWEVILVDDGSTDHSPAICDDFARGDSRIKVIHQQNAGTSAARNAGIAAATGKYLTFMDNDDWWRYDDVLEKMNEKISDTNADVLCHINVDSNSDGSQFCEYGVPGLEKEMDSFSVDQKIKLLADRALLASAVWTKVVRRQFIIDNDIIFPVGMRNEDTDWSAKVISLCASMTWLDDSFYVYRRGHEYAQTSHRLTQSEVDDLQKIIQRHLDASTKLSKVRQQALFAFLAYPFVVWIGQAQALDLFNKVDGSSHRKQLLAQFPKVARVSGRKSVRYAYLMSRFTGLSIMARGLGVAFRKKYPHHVVQR; this is encoded by the coding sequence ATGACTTTTATTAGCATTATTATCCCTGTCTATAATGCGGAAGAATATATCGAATCGTCGTTGAGAACGATCACATCTCAAACTTTTGATGATTGGGAAGTAATCCTCGTCGATGACGGGTCCACAGACCATTCGCCTGCGATATGCGATGATTTTGCGCGAGGGGATTCGCGAATAAAAGTTATCCATCAGCAAAACGCTGGAACTAGCGCTGCCCGGAATGCTGGAATCGCTGCAGCAACTGGAAAGTACCTCACCTTCATGGATAATGATGATTGGTGGCGGTACGACGATGTACTAGAAAAAATGAACGAAAAGATCAGTGACACCAATGCAGATGTGCTCTGCCACATTAATGTAGACTCCAACTCTGATGGTTCTCAGTTTTGTGAGTACGGTGTGCCTGGCCTAGAAAAAGAAATGGATTCGTTTTCTGTCGATCAGAAAATAAAACTATTGGCTGATCGTGCCCTGCTAGCCAGTGCGGTTTGGACTAAGGTTGTTCGCCGGCAGTTCATTATTGATAATGACATTATTTTTCCCGTTGGAATGCGCAACGAAGATACTGATTGGAGCGCAAAGGTTATTTCATTATGTGCGTCTATGACTTGGCTTGATGATAGTTTTTATGTATATCGGCGTGGGCATGAGTATGCTCAAACATCGCATCGGCTGACGCAATCCGAGGTTGATGATCTCCAAAAAATTATACAACGCCACCTCGATGCGAGCACCAAATTGAGTAAAGTGCGCCAGCAAGCACTTTTTGCTTTCCTCGCCTACCCGTTTGTTGTCTGGATTGGGCAAGCCCAAGCATTAGATTTGTTCAATAAAGTCGATGGTAGCAGCCACCGTAAACAGTTACTTGCTCAATTCCCTAAAGTTGCACGTGTGAGCGGACGAAAATCGGTACGCTATGCGTATCTGATGAGTCGTTTTACTGGGTTATCTATTATGGCGCGTGGCTTGGGTGTAGCATTTAGAAAGAAATATCCACATCACGTTGTGCAGCGTTGA
- a CDS encoding NTP transferase domain-containing protein translates to MTHKLTHVQFDILHALFKADTELSQRDLQSHINASLGSVNNAVRELEALGYITNRQITPAGLNALAPYRVHNAIIMAAGLSSRFAPISYERPKGTLRVRGEILIERQIKQLQEAGISDITVVVGYKKEYFFYLIEKYGVKIVVNKEYSSRNNNGSLWLVRDQLSNTFICSSDNYFTENPFEPYVYRAYYSAVYVDGPTNEWCITTGPGGRITGCTIGGENAWTMLGHVYFDSNFSSTFRDLLERVYHLPQTAPKLWESLFIENIKDFSMVIRKYPDGVINEFDSVDELQDFDPLFIENVDSEVFDNITKALGCKKTDIRNFSPLKQGLTNLSCHFSVGDNEYVYRHPGIGTDKLIDRTAEKQALLLARDLQLDSTFITADVAKGWKISRYIPEIRNLDVTDDDELQQAMRMIRNLHTSGAVLDRDFDFVQEAMKFEQLLHDIEPVVPQGYQELRAKVLELKQYTDADGFPIVPSHNDFYPLNFLITPDGEMNLIDWEYAGMSDVAADFGTLVVCTNDMDDERAQAALKFYFGRTPTPEEQRHYWAYVVFAGWCCHVWALLKEADGDDVGEWLLTYYEYASQYVDKLLVQYKEATK, encoded by the coding sequence ATGACACATAAACTAACTCACGTACAGTTTGATATACTTCATGCGCTATTTAAAGCCGATACCGAACTCTCGCAGCGGGATCTGCAATCACACATCAACGCCTCGTTAGGCAGCGTGAACAACGCCGTTCGCGAACTTGAGGCACTTGGCTACATCACAAACCGCCAGATCACTCCTGCCGGACTCAATGCTTTAGCCCCGTATCGGGTCCACAATGCTATCATCATGGCTGCTGGACTATCGTCACGCTTCGCGCCAATTTCTTACGAGCGCCCAAAAGGCACACTACGAGTACGCGGTGAGATCCTCATTGAACGTCAAATTAAACAGTTGCAAGAAGCTGGCATTAGCGACATTACTGTTGTTGTTGGATACAAGAAGGAGTACTTTTTCTATCTTATTGAAAAATATGGCGTTAAAATCGTCGTCAATAAAGAGTATTCTAGCCGTAACAACAATGGCTCTTTGTGGTTAGTCCGTGACCAACTATCCAATACTTTCATCTGCTCCTCCGATAATTACTTCACTGAAAATCCTTTCGAACCTTATGTTTATCGCGCTTACTATTCGGCGGTCTATGTTGACGGTCCAACAAATGAATGGTGTATAACCACTGGGCCAGGTGGCCGCATAACTGGATGCACTATCGGAGGCGAAAATGCATGGACCATGCTTGGGCATGTCTATTTTGATTCGAATTTTTCCAGTACCTTCCGCGATCTACTCGAACGTGTCTACCATCTCCCACAAACTGCGCCTAAACTCTGGGAATCACTTTTTATTGAAAACATAAAAGATTTCTCTATGGTTATTCGCAAGTATCCAGATGGAGTTATCAATGAGTTCGATTCCGTCGATGAACTTCAAGACTTCGATCCGCTGTTTATCGAGAATGTTGATTCAGAAGTCTTTGACAACATCACTAAAGCGCTAGGCTGTAAGAAAACTGATATCCGTAATTTCTCCCCACTAAAACAAGGATTGACTAATCTCTCATGCCACTTTTCGGTTGGCGATAATGAATACGTCTACCGTCATCCCGGAATTGGAACAGACAAACTTATTGATCGCACTGCTGAGAAGCAGGCGCTTTTACTTGCACGCGATCTTCAACTTGATTCCACCTTCATCACTGCTGACGTCGCCAAGGGATGGAAGATTTCCCGTTACATCCCCGAAATACGTAATCTTGACGTAACGGACGACGACGAGCTACAACAAGCGATGCGAATGATCCGCAACCTGCACACCTCGGGTGCTGTTCTCGATAGAGATTTTGACTTTGTGCAAGAAGCGATGAAGTTTGAGCAATTATTACACGATATTGAACCCGTTGTACCGCAGGGATATCAGGAATTGCGTGCCAAAGTTCTCGAACTCAAGCAGTATACTGACGCAGATGGTTTCCCAATAGTACCTAGCCATAACGATTTCTACCCACTCAATTTTCTAATTACCCCTGACGGCGAGATGAATTTGATCGACTGGGAATATGCAGGAATGTCTGATGTCGCCGCTGATTTTGGCACATTGGTAGTGTGTACCAACGACATGGATGACGAGCGCGCACAAGCTGCATTGAAATTTTACTTCGGTCGCACCCCCACACCGGAAGAACAACGCCACTATTGGGCATACGTTGTTTTTGCTGGTTGGTGCTGTCACGTGTGGGCATTACTGAAAGAAGCCGATGGAGACGACGTCGGAGAATGGCTTCTGACATACTACGAGTATGCTTCACAGTATGTCGACAAACTGCTTGTTCAGTACAAAGAAGCCACTAAGTAA
- a CDS encoding LicD family protein, whose protein sequence is MTHEYNPKTLQRIQLAMTDVLQEFDRLCTVLDLRYVVYGGSAIGAVRHQGFIPWDDDVDICMLREDYDKFFAQAPEILDKKYTLIDSRTDSNYPKTFGVLGFKESEFIPGLAAKRDYRMPLGIDLFPLDPIPSSSKDFAKQNKATWFWGRLLYLQGTPNAVLSVPQPAKLAINAALHGIHWALKLAHIRPATLITKWEKAARQFENSSATLYGDFSTRDPQRWSATLDELYPAQRLPFGDIEVMVPRDYDAILSRGYGDYMTIPPEDQRENHAASSVIFGPYAPKLAE, encoded by the coding sequence ATGACTCACGAATACAATCCAAAAACGTTGCAACGAATCCAGTTAGCAATGACTGATGTACTGCAAGAATTTGATCGCTTGTGTACTGTATTAGATTTGCGATACGTGGTTTATGGAGGATCGGCTATTGGTGCTGTTCGCCACCAAGGTTTCATCCCCTGGGATGACGATGTCGACATCTGTATGCTACGCGAAGACTACGATAAGTTTTTTGCGCAAGCTCCGGAAATTTTAGATAAGAAGTATACTCTGATTGATTCGCGTACTGATAGTAACTATCCGAAGACATTTGGAGTTCTTGGCTTTAAGGAAAGTGAGTTTATCCCCGGTTTAGCAGCAAAGCGTGACTATCGCATGCCCTTAGGTATCGATCTCTTCCCGCTTGACCCAATCCCAAGTTCGTCGAAAGATTTCGCGAAACAGAACAAGGCCACCTGGTTCTGGGGGAGATTACTCTATCTTCAGGGCACCCCTAACGCCGTACTCTCTGTGCCACAACCTGCAAAATTAGCTATTAATGCTGCACTCCACGGTATTCATTGGGCCTTAAAGCTTGCTCATATTAGACCCGCAACGTTAATTACAAAGTGGGAGAAAGCCGCTCGACAATTCGAGAATAGTTCGGCTACTCTTTATGGCGACTTCTCCACTCGAGACCCGCAGCGATGGTCAGCGACACTAGATGAACTTTACCCAGCGCAACGGCTACCTTTCGGTGATATCGAGGTGATGGTTCCCCGCGATTATGATGCCATTTTGAGCCGTGGTTATGGTGATTACATGACTATTCCACCAGAAGATCAGCGAGAAAACCACGCAGCTTCCTCAGTTATTTTCGGTCCCTACGCTCCGAAACTAGCAGAATGA